The Hymenobacter oligotrophus genome segment GCTGGCTGCCGTGGGCGCCCCTAGTAGCTTGGCCGTGCAGGCGGCGCACAACTTTGGCATGACGCTGCTGGGCTTTGTGCGGCAGCAGCGCTTCAATATTTACACGCATCCGTGGAGAGTTGCTGGTATTTAGTATTGAGTACTTGGTACTGAGTACCAGATTCAGGGAAGGAAAGAAAGCAGGAAGTGAAGCGGCCGCAACCCTGCGCGCCGATTACCATACGCCCTAGTACCTAGTACCTAGTACCTAATACCTAATCCCTACGCATGAAGCTCCGCCTCGAAGACAACACCTTGCGCTTGCGCCTCACCGATGAGGAAGTGCAGCAGTTTGCCCAAACCGGCCACCTGGCCTCGGCAGTGCCGCTGGCGCCCGGCCCCGATGGCCGCCTGACCTACGCCCTGCAAGTAGCCGACGACGACTCGACGGCGGCCGAGCAAACCTTGCGGGTGGCTTACACGCCGGGTACGCTCTCGGTGCTGGTGCCGGCCTCGTTGGCGCAAAGCTGGCTTGCGCCCGACCAGATTGGCCTAAGCGCTACCATGCGCCTGACCGACGGAAACGAATTGCGTATACTGGTAGAGAAGGATTTAGGCTGCCGGCACTAGCGTAGTCAATCCAGTTCTCCGAGCATCAACCCAACGAAACATAGCCCGGCAATTGGCGGTTGCCTCCTAGGTGCCACCTTGGCTGCGGGTTACTTGAGCCATGGAAAAATCACCCGCGCAGGAGCCCGATAAAGCTGGCAAAACGCCCGAGCAAACCGCCAGCAACAACGTACCGGTGAGCGGGCA includes the following:
- a CDS encoding DUF7009 family protein, encoding MKLRLEDNTLRLRLTDEEVQQFAQTGHLASAVPLAPGPDGRLTYALQVADDDSTAAEQTLRVAYTPGTLSVLVPASLAQSWLAPDQIGLSATMRLTDGNELRILVEKDLGCRH